The nucleotide sequence GAGCGGGGTCGGGTGGCCTTCGCGGCCGAACATCCGCAGCAGGTCGTAGGCCCGGACCTGGTTGGTGATGAGCGATCCGGCGACGCGGACCATGTCCGGCCAGTGCGTGGCGATCCGCTGAGGTTCACCTTGTTGCAGGCGACGGCCTCCAGCGGCCCGTACCCGGCGGCCGGCGCCTCACCGCCGGGCAGGTCGGCCCGCCAGAACCTCTGGTCGGCGAGGTCGCGGAAGCGCGGGGCGAAGCGGAAGCCGAGCAACTTGTACAGGCCGAAGGCCATGTCGGAGTACGAGGCGTTGTCGGTCGCGACCATCTCCGGCTTCACCCCGCCGCCCCACATCTGGGCCAGCTCGATGCGGGACTGGGCGTGATGAGCGCGGCGTTCGCCGCGGCGATGGTGTCGGCGCGCAGGTAGTTCTGGTCGACGTGGGACAGCCGCGAGCGGGTCAGCGCCTTGTTCTCCGGGTCGATGACCGGAGCACCGCAACCCATGAGGAGGCACTGTCCGAGGTGATCGTCCGCCAGGACGGCCCCTACACCCTCGATCCTGAGCGCGTCAGCGTCGACCTCTGGAAGGCGTACAAATCTCTCGATGCCGCTCGTTCTGGTCACAGCAACGAGCACCGCCTCGCCGCCTTGCAGTGCATCGGCGAGCTCTACCGAGGGGACCTGGCCGAAGACGTGACCGCTGAATGGATCGAGGCCCCTCGTGAAGCGCTGCGCCGCGACGTGCTCGACGCCTTCAGCGCCCTGGCCCACACCATCGACGACACCGACCCGGAGCGAGCCCTCATCCTTCTGGAACGTGCCCGCACACTCGACCGCTACAACCAGGCCCTCTACGAGGGCATCGCCCGCCTCCAGGCCCGCCTTGGCCAGCAAGACGCCATTACGCGAACGCTGGCCCTGCTCACCAAGACCCTGGCAGAAATCGGGGAACATCCCAGTCAAGAGACGGTGGCCTTCTGCGCATTCCTCCAACGCCGCCGACCAACCAACCGCAGCCGAGACCAGGCCAGTTAAGCTCCTATCCTCTGCGGCCAGCGGGGCCGGGCCTGGACAGTGCAATGGCGGTGTGGATGAAGCTGTAGCCGATCACGGGACTGCCGCCGTTGCGTGAGCTGCGGTGCAGAGGCGGGGAGCATAGCCACTGCCCGGGGCCGCCGAGCTGGTAGTCGGCGGCCCCGGGCAGTAGGTGAGGCCCCTTCGAGGTCATGGCGCCGTCAAGCTCTCTCAGGCTCGCCTGAATGTCAGCGCCCCTCATCGCCACGGACTGTGCGCCGTGGCGATGAGGGGGTTTGCACTGCCGCCGTCAGCTGTCCTGGCCGCCGACGGGGATGAAGTTGGCGTACTCCTCAATGCGCTTGATCTGTCCGGCATCGTCGAAGCCGAAGTAGACGGCGGCGTGGACCTCGCCGCGCATGCCGCTTGTGGTGGCGACGTGGACCACGTGCTGTTGGAGGACTTCGCCCGGCTGGGTGAGTTGACGCAGGATGTCGTAGCGCATCGATTCGATGGATTCGATCTGCCCTTCCATCCCGGCGATGTTCTCCTCGATGGACTGCTCGCCCTTGCCATCGTTGTGCCAGACGGTGGTCGTCTCGGCGCACAGGGACCGGGCGGCTTTCCAGTCGCGGTTTTCCAGCGCGCGGAGGTAGGTGACGGCCTTGTCCTTCAGGTCCTTGCTCATGGAGATCTTCCTTCTTGCGTTACATATTGATGGGTTCCGGCAGGGGTGGGGTGTATCAGCTCTGGGCGGTGGCGTCGATCAGTGCGCGCTCGCCGACCTCGATGCGCATCGGCAGGTGGTTGCCGGGCGGCCTGAGCGGACAGACGAATACATCCGGGTTCAGGTGGTGGTGCGAGAGCGTGGCCTTGTTGAAGTCGACTGTCACGGTGCTGCCGGGCTCCAGCAGCGGCAGCACCAGCCAGCGGCCGATCGTCGGCGTCGATTCGCCGTTGGTCTCGTCGGTGAAGATCACCAGGCGATGGCCGGGGAAGTCCTGGAGGACGGCCAGGACGAATTCGGCGCCGTCGATGGTCACGGCCAGGTCGACGGGGGCCAGGATGGCTTCGGTGCTGCGTGGGCTGGTCAGCCGCGGCACCTCGATGCGGCGCCCTTCGGGAGCTGCTCGGTACTGGCCTTCGAAGACCCAGGCGGGGTTGTAGGGGAAGGTGTCGATGCCTGTGAGTCCGGTGCGCTCGACGCGGCCTTGGTCCATGACGACCAGGCCGTAGGAGCCGTCCGCGCCGCCGGCGAAGCCGATCCGGTTGTCAGGGAATTCCAGGGAGGTGCCGGAGGGGACGGGGCTCGTTCCATCGACCAGTCTGCCGGCCACCTGCACGCCGTCGATGGCCTTGGCCGTCACGGTCAGGTCTCCCGCTTCGGTGGTGCGCCATTCACCGGGGATGCCGGGAAGCGTATGAGGGCCCGGGTCGGTGATCTTGGCGTTGGCGACGACCTTGGCCTTGCCGTTCGCGCCGGCGATCTCTTCCCATCGGTCCTGGCACCAGGCTTCGTAGTCGGCGGGGATCTGTGGTGCGGTCATGAATGCTCCCTTTCCTCTCCGCCCGCGCTGTGGGGTCGCGGCGATAGCGCTGCGCGGGCGTGGTTGCTCAGCCCAACGAAGCGCTTGGCGCTGCGCAGGCGGTGGTTGCGTATGAGGCAAGCAATTCGGTGCTGAGGCGGCCCGGGCAGGCAACCCTGTGTTGCGCCTGGTGTCAGGCGCGGCGGGCGGCCCAGACGGTGCGCTCGGTGCGTACGGCGAGATCCTCGCGGCGCAGGAGGCTGTTCGGGCTGTCGGTATCCAGGAGGTCGTCGAGAGCGGTGAGGTCCTCGGGGCTGAGAGCGGGGGCGGCGACGCCGCGGATGCGCTGCAGGCTGCCGTAGGCGTAGCGGCCGATCGCCTCGCTGCGCTCACCTTCGATGTTGACGGTGATGGTGCGCTCGTCCTCGACGGTGAAGCCGGCGGCTGTCAGCATCGGACCCCAGTCCGCGCCGCGGTGCGGAACGTGCTCGGCGTGGAAGCTGTCGGTCGCGGCATGGGCGCGCTCTTCGAGGCCCGGCCGGTTCTCCGGGGCGCCGGCAGGCAGGAAGCGGGGGAAGTCCGCGAGCTCGACGACGGCGAACAGGCCCCCGGGGGCAAGCAGTTCGTGGACGCTCCGGAGGGCGCGGTCGGGGTCGGCCATGTGGTGCATCGAGGCCGAGGCCCACACCAGATCCGGCCTGCCGAGATCGGGCCAGCGGTTGCTGTCGAGGTCGGCCTGCACGGTCCGTACGCACTCCTCGACACCGCGGGCGCATGCCTTCTCGCGCAGGAACTGGAGGTGCCCGGCCGAGGCGTCGACGGCGGTGACGTGCGCGTCGGGGAAGCGTTCGAGGAGTGCGAAGGTGCCCGCGCCGGTGCCGCAGCCCAGGTCCACGATCTGGC is from Streptomyces hygroscopicus and encodes:
- a CDS encoding transcriptional regulator,LysM domain-containing protein, which translates into the protein MIVRQDGPYTLDPERVSVDLWKAYKSLDAARSGHSNEHRLAALQCIGELYRGDLAEDVTAEWIEAPREALRRDVLDAFSALAHTIDDTDPERALILLERARTLDRYNQALYEGIARLQARLGQQDAITRTLALLTKTLAEIGEHPSQETVAFCAFLQRRRPTNRSRDQAS
- a CDS encoding type 12 methyltransferase, which encodes MTQTHQPHHHHGEGGHHPDHSHSGHQEHSDGGQVEILDLDAEVLAEHIASITAWLPLKSEPRQIVDLGCGTGAGTFALLERFPDAHVTAVDASAGHLQFLREKACARGVEECVRTVQADLDSNRWPDLGRPDLVWASASMHHMADPDRALRSVHELLAPGGLFAVVELADFPRFLPAGAPENRPGLEERAHAATDSFHAEHVPHRGADWGPMLTAAGFTVEDERTITVNIEGERSEAIGRYAYGSLQRIRGVAAPALSPEDLTALDDLLDTDSPNSLLRREDLAVRTERTVWAARRA